The following proteins are encoded in a genomic region of Pikeienuella piscinae:
- a CDS encoding amidohydrolase/deacetylase family metallohydrolase, with amino-acid sequence MTDYDLVLKGGHVIDPGEGLDGIMDVGFSGGRVAAVGANLSGARDVRDVAGRIVAPGLIDMHTHVYWGGTSLGIDAVEFCRRSAVTTAIDTGSAGPGNFAGFRKHVIEPSPVRILAYLHVGHAGIFGFSKRVMVGESEDIRLMDPITAVEVANANRDLIVGIKIRLGRHASGIHGMTPFTYALQVAEETGLPLMVHIDEPPPSYVEVVERLRPGDVLTHCFRPFPNTPLAADGTVRPEVIAARERGVFFDIGHGKGSFAFATARVMLEAGFPPDTISSDIHELCINGPAFDQVTTLSKFLCLGMPLCDVIRATTTNAAKALGRPELGALRPGAVGDAAILSLDRGAFDYVDTRGERLTGEMKLNVSGVVLNGAWWSPT; translated from the coding sequence ATGACCGACTATGATCTCGTCCTGAAGGGCGGCCATGTGATCGACCCCGGCGAGGGGCTGGACGGGATCATGGATGTCGGCTTTTCCGGCGGCCGCGTCGCGGCGGTCGGCGCCAATCTTTCTGGCGCGCGGGATGTCCGCGACGTGGCGGGGCGCATCGTCGCCCCCGGCCTGATCGACATGCACACGCATGTCTACTGGGGTGGCACCTCGCTCGGCATCGACGCGGTGGAATTCTGCCGCAGGAGCGCGGTGACCACGGCGATCGACACCGGCTCCGCCGGGCCGGGCAATTTCGCCGGGTTCCGAAAGCATGTCATCGAGCCGTCGCCGGTCCGCATCCTCGCCTATCTCCATGTCGGCCACGCCGGGATCTTCGGTTTCTCGAAGCGCGTGATGGTGGGAGAGAGCGAGGACATCCGCCTGATGGACCCGATCACTGCGGTCGAGGTCGCGAACGCCAATCGCGATCTCATCGTCGGCATCAAGATCCGGCTTGGCCGGCACGCTTCCGGCATCCACGGCATGACCCCTTTCACCTACGCGCTTCAGGTGGCGGAGGAGACCGGCCTGCCGTTGATGGTCCATATCGATGAGCCGCCGCCGAGCTATGTCGAGGTGGTCGAGCGGCTCCGCCCCGGCGATGTGCTCACGCATTGCTTCCGGCCCTTCCCGAACACGCCGCTGGCGGCCGACGGAACCGTGCGTCCCGAGGTGATCGCGGCGCGCGAGCGGGGGGTCTTCTTCGATATCGGGCATGGCAAGGGTTCCTTCGCCTTCGCCACCGCGCGCGTGATGCTGGAGGCGGGCTTCCCCCCCGACACGATCTCATCGGACATTCACGAGCTTTGCATCAATGGCCCGGCCTTCGACCAGGTGACGACGCTTTCCAAGTTCCTCTGCCTCGGGATGCCTTTGTGCGACGTGATCCGAGCGACGACGACGAATGCGGCGAAGGCGCTCGGCCGGCCGGAACTGGGCGCGCTCCGTCCCGGCGCGGTTGGCGACGCGGCGATCCTCTCGCTCGACCGGGGCGCCTTCGACTATGTCGATACGCGCGGCGAGCGCCTGACCGGCGAGATGAAGCTCAACGTCAGCGGCGTCGTCCTGAATGGCGCCTGGTGGTCGCCAACGTGA
- a CDS encoding DMT family transporter: MQRKDRIDAFGGAVLVSFSASLGLNQALVKLVNAGYAPFFQAGLRSAIAFLPVLIFALLLRKRLSISDGSLPAGVACGLVFCVEFMLLFVALDYTSVSRASVFFYTMPVWVTLGAHFLLPGERMTAAKAAGLAFAVGGVVLALSGNAAPASERALIGDVMCLLSAVAWATIALMTRTTRMSRSSPEMQLLYQLAVSIPILIGAAWLTGDMLRAPTAALTGILFFQALAIVACGFLAWFWVLTIYPASDVASFGFLAPVFGVFFGWVIFDEPLSPRLIGALALVALGIVLVNYRRKAR; encoded by the coding sequence ATGCAGAGGAAAGACAGGATCGACGCCTTTGGCGGCGCCGTGCTGGTCAGCTTTTCGGCGTCCCTGGGGCTCAATCAGGCGTTGGTGAAACTGGTGAACGCCGGCTACGCGCCGTTTTTTCAGGCCGGGCTTCGTTCGGCCATCGCATTCCTCCCGGTGCTCATCTTCGCGCTGCTGCTTCGCAAACGGCTTTCGATCAGCGACGGCAGCCTTCCGGCGGGGGTCGCCTGCGGCCTGGTTTTCTGCGTCGAGTTCATGCTGCTGTTTGTCGCGCTCGATTACACCTCGGTCTCGCGCGCCTCGGTCTTTTTCTACACCATGCCGGTCTGGGTGACGCTTGGCGCGCATTTCCTGCTGCCGGGCGAGCGCATGACCGCGGCGAAGGCGGCCGGCCTCGCGTTCGCCGTCGGCGGGGTGGTCCTGGCGCTCTCCGGCAACGCGGCGCCGGCCTCGGAGCGGGCGCTGATCGGCGACGTGATGTGCCTCCTCTCGGCTGTCGCCTGGGCGACGATCGCGCTGATGACGCGGACGACGCGGATGTCGCGCTCTTCGCCGGAGATGCAGCTCCTCTATCAACTCGCGGTCTCCATCCCCATCCTGATCGGCGCCGCATGGCTGACCGGCGACATGCTGCGCGCGCCGACCGCGGCGCTGACCGGGATCCTGTTCTTCCAGGCGCTCGCCATCGTCGCCTGCGGCTTTCTCGCCTGGTTCTGGGTGCTGACGATCTATCCGGCCTCGGATGTCGCCAGCTTCGGATTTCTTGCGCCGGTTTTCGGCGTCTTTTTCGGCTGGGTGATCTTCGACGAACCGCTCTCGCCCCGACTGATCGGCGCGTTGGCGCTGGTCGCGCTCGGCATCGTCCTGGTGAACTACCGGCGAAAGGCGCGCTAA
- a CDS encoding YggT family protein, protein MSSFLAIFNMAIGIAWWIIIVQAVMSWLISFNVLNIRQPLVYQIWSGLNRLTEPVYRPIRNLLPSMGGIDITPVIVLLALSALQIVVNNNLSPY, encoded by the coding sequence ATGAGTTCATTTCTTGCGATCTTCAACATGGCGATCGGGATCGCATGGTGGATCATCATCGTGCAGGCGGTGATGAGCTGGCTGATCTCGTTCAACGTGCTGAACATCCGTCAGCCGCTCGTCTACCAGATCTGGTCCGGGCTGAACCGGCTGACCGAGCCGGTCTACCGGCCGATCCGAAACCTGCTGCCGTCGATGGGCGGGATCGACATCACCCCGGTCATCGTTCTTCTCGCGCTTTCGGCGCTGCAGATCGTCGTCAACAACAATCTCTCGCCCTATTGA
- a CDS encoding STAS domain-containing protein: MVFGFLKKGGGGDTVTRYADVVVVSLGKSAYYADARDELIKTVGAAIEESPTGRVVIEMSGVKQFTSGPLGALVVSARKAAEKGGRLVLAAAVSGFVGKVLSTATETSANPTYPNVRAALSALSTEAASAFDKQA, encoded by the coding sequence ATGGTTTTCGGGTTCCTGAAAAAGGGCGGCGGCGGCGATACCGTAACGCGCTATGCCGATGTCGTGGTCGTGAGTCTCGGGAAGTCGGCCTATTACGCCGACGCCCGCGATGAGTTGATCAAGACCGTCGGCGCCGCGATCGAGGAAAGCCCGACAGGACGCGTGGTGATCGAGATGAGCGGGGTCAAGCAATTCACCTCCGGTCCGCTTGGAGCGCTCGTTGTTTCGGCCCGGAAAGCTGCGGAGAAAGGCGGTCGGCTCGTGCTCGCAGCCGCGGTCAGCGGCTTCGTCGGCAAGGTGCTCTCGACCGCGACTGAAACCAGCGCCAATCCGACATATCCGAACGTCCGCGCCGCGCTTTCCGCGCTCTCGACCGAGGCCGCTTCGGCCTTCGACAAGCAAGCGTGA
- a CDS encoding argininosuccinate synthase — protein MPAATAPKKVVLAYSGGLDTSIILKWLQTEYGCEVVTFTADLGQGEELEPARAKAELLGIAPENINIVDVREEFVRDFVFPMFRANAVYEGLYLLGTSIARPLISKHLVELARKTGADAIAHGATGKGNDQVRFELAAYALEPDIKVIAPWREWDLTSRTKLIEWAEAHQVPVPKDKRGEAPFSVDANLLHTSSEGKVLEDPAEAAPDYVYQRTVDPEAAPDTPEFIEIGYEKGDPVSLNGKPLSPAQMLTALNELGGRHGVGRLDLVEGRYVGMKSRGIYETPGGTIMLEGHRGIESITLDRGAAHLKDELMPKYAELIYFGYWFSPEREMLQAAIDRSQEHVSGTVRLKLYKSSVACVGRWSDRSLYSEAHVTFEEDAGAYDQKDAAGFIKINALRLRLLAMRNKRLKDG, from the coding sequence ATGCCAGCCGCCACCGCCCCGAAGAAAGTCGTCCTCGCCTATTCCGGCGGGCTCGACACCTCGATCATCCTGAAATGGCTGCAGACCGAATATGGCTGCGAGGTGGTGACCTTCACCGCCGATCTCGGCCAGGGCGAGGAACTGGAGCCGGCGCGGGCCAAGGCGGAGCTTCTGGGCATCGCGCCGGAGAACATCAACATCGTCGATGTGCGCGAGGAGTTCGTGCGCGATTTCGTCTTTCCGATGTTCCGCGCCAATGCGGTTTATGAGGGGCTTTACCTGCTCGGCACTTCCATCGCGCGGCCGTTGATCTCCAAGCATCTGGTGGAGCTGGCCCGCAAGACCGGGGCCGACGCCATCGCGCATGGCGCGACCGGCAAGGGCAACGATCAGGTGCGGTTCGAGCTTGCCGCCTATGCGCTGGAGCCGGACATCAAGGTGATCGCGCCCTGGCGGGAATGGGACCTCACCAGCCGCACGAAACTCATCGAATGGGCCGAGGCGCATCAGGTGCCGGTTCCGAAGGACAAGCGCGGCGAGGCGCCGTTTTCCGTCGACGCCAATCTTCTTCACACCTCGTCCGAGGGCAAGGTTCTGGAGGACCCGGCCGAGGCCGCGCCAGATTACGTCTATCAGCGCACTGTCGACCCCGAAGCCGCGCCCGACACGCCCGAATTCATCGAGATCGGCTACGAGAAGGGCGACCCGGTTTCGCTGAACGGAAAACCGCTCTCTCCCGCTCAGATGCTGACCGCGCTCAACGAGTTGGGCGGCAGGCACGGCGTCGGCCGGCTCGACCTCGTCGAGGGGCGCTATGTGGGCATGAAGTCGCGGGGTATCTACGAGACGCCGGGCGGCACGATCATGCTCGAGGGCCATCGCGGGATCGAGTCGATCACCCTCGACCGCGGCGCGGCGCATCTGAAGGATGAGCTGATGCCGAAATACGCCGAGCTGATCTATTTCGGCTACTGGTTCAGCCCGGAGCGCGAGATGCTTCAGGCCGCCATCGACCGCAGCCAGGAGCATGTGAGCGGGACGGTGCGGCTGAAGCTCTACAAGAGCTCGGTCGCCTGCGTCGGCCGCTGGTCGGACCGCTCGCTCTATTCCGAAGCGCATGTGACCTTCGAGGAGGACGCCGGCGCCTATGACCAGAAGGACGCCGCCGGCTTCATCAAGATCAACGCGCTCAGGCTCCGGCTGCTGGCGATGCGGAACAAGCGGCTGAAGGATGGCTGA
- a CDS encoding AMP-binding protein, whose product MIGIDGGTIGEAFDKAVARWPDAPFLIEPAASGGPPRIVSYKAAAEAVRGYADTLSAAGYGHGHRIAMLIGNRAEFFLMKLAMNRLGISNVPVNPDYRAGELAYLLDDSRADLALVERERLDLMEAGIAEAGRNPPLALLEEIAAGVPRAAAPPPAEGAPTPATEASLIYTSGTTGRPKGCILSHEAELMYGESYLMIPEPFALREAADRALNPLPLFHVNAGVITFFGMMLSGNAQIIPTRFSASTWWRDIRDTGATIFHYLGVVISVLMAGREAGKTDTGALRWALGAGVEPALHGAFESRFGVPLVECWGMTEMCRVLFVAEEPRMIDTRAIGRPRDGLEVRVADREGRDVPPGTPGEMLLRHSAEKPRKGFFSGYLNKPEATAEAWRDGWFHTGDTVTQDKSGMIFFVDRAKNIIRRAGENIAAAEVENCLFEDKRVAAVACIAAPDKMREEEVLACIVLAEGVEPNEETARALFDHAFQRLAYFKPPGWIRFLDALPVTGTQKVVKHQIFASGEDPRADAFDFRDLKRRA is encoded by the coding sequence GTGATCGGGATCGACGGCGGAACCATCGGCGAGGCATTTGACAAGGCGGTCGCGCGTTGGCCCGACGCGCCATTTCTGATCGAGCCCGCGGCCTCGGGCGGACCGCCGCGCATCGTCAGCTACAAGGCGGCGGCGGAGGCGGTGCGCGGCTACGCCGATACGCTCTCCGCCGCCGGTTACGGCCATGGCCACCGCATCGCCATGCTGATCGGCAACCGGGCGGAATTCTTCCTGATGAAGCTGGCGATGAACCGGCTCGGGATCTCCAACGTCCCGGTAAACCCGGACTACCGCGCCGGGGAGCTCGCCTATCTCCTGGACGATTCGCGCGCGGACCTCGCGCTGGTGGAGCGCGAGCGGCTGGATCTGATGGAGGCGGGAATCGCCGAGGCCGGGCGGAACCCGCCCCTCGCGCTTCTCGAGGAGATCGCAGCCGGCGTCCCGCGCGCCGCCGCGCCGCCGCCCGCCGAAGGGGCGCCGACGCCCGCGACCGAGGCGAGCCTGATCTACACTTCCGGCACAACGGGGCGGCCGAAAGGCTGCATCCTCAGCCATGAGGCCGAACTGATGTATGGCGAAAGCTACCTCATGATACCGGAACCGTTCGCGCTTCGCGAAGCCGCCGACAGGGCGCTGAACCCCCTGCCCCTTTTTCACGTGAACGCCGGCGTCATCACATTCTTCGGCATGATGCTTTCGGGCAACGCGCAGATCATTCCGACGCGCTTCTCCGCCTCCACTTGGTGGCGCGACATCCGCGATACAGGCGCGACGATCTTCCACTATCTCGGCGTGGTGATCTCCGTCCTGATGGCCGGCCGCGAGGCCGGGAAAACCGATACCGGCGCGCTTCGCTGGGCCCTCGGCGCCGGGGTCGAACCGGCGCTGCACGGGGCGTTCGAATCGCGCTTCGGCGTGCCCCTCGTCGAATGCTGGGGCATGACCGAAATGTGCCGCGTGCTCTTCGTCGCGGAGGAGCCGCGAATGATCGATACGCGCGCCATCGGCCGGCCCCGCGACGGCCTCGAAGTGCGCGTGGCGGACCGCGAAGGACGCGACGTTCCGCCCGGAACCCCGGGCGAGATGCTGTTGCGCCATTCTGCGGAGAAGCCGCGAAAGGGCTTCTTCTCCGGCTATCTCAACAAGCCCGAAGCGACGGCGGAAGCATGGCGCGATGGCTGGTTCCACACTGGCGACACCGTCACGCAGGACAAGAGCGGCATGATCTTTTTCGTCGATCGGGCGAAGAACATCATTCGCCGCGCCGGCGAGAACATCGCCGCAGCCGAGGTTGAGAACTGCCTCTTCGAGGACAAGCGCGTCGCCGCTGTCGCCTGCATCGCGGCGCCCGACAAGATGCGCGAGGAGGAAGTGCTGGCCTGCATCGTGCTTGCGGAGGGCGTCGAGCCGAATGAGGAAACAGCGCGCGCGCTCTTCGATCACGCATTCCAGCGCCTCGCCTATTTCAAGCCGCCAGGCTGGATCCGGTTCCTGGACGCGCTGCCGGTGACAGGCACCCAGAAAGTGGTGAAGCACCAGATCTTCGCATCGGGCGAAGACCCCCGCGCCGACGCGTTCGATTTTCGCGACCTGAAGCGGCGGGCGTAG
- a CDS encoding c-type cytochrome has translation MKRTRAFIIGLGAIGAAGLTGIWLLTAPQRIDPAAFDGLSGDPARGERIFHIGGCASCHTPPGAEGEVALGGGRAFVTAFGTFHAPNISPGPEGIGGWSEEDLANAMIEGVSPQGEHYYPAFPYTSYARMALTDVVDLHAHLMTLPVSDKTSVAHEVSFPFSVRRGVGLWKRLYLSPHPVIETGDPQIERGRYLVEGPGHCSECHTPRDAFGGLKRGRWMAGGPNPDGKGSIPNITPGKGGLDWSAADIAEYLKSGFTPDYDVAGGQMADVVQNTAFLTDEDRAAIAAYLKALPPLSTQP, from the coding sequence ATGAAGCGGACGCGCGCTTTCATCATCGGGCTCGGCGCGATCGGCGCGGCGGGCCTGACCGGCATCTGGCTGCTCACGGCGCCGCAAAGGATCGATCCGGCCGCGTTCGACGGGCTCTCCGGCGACCCCGCGCGCGGCGAGCGGATCTTCCATATCGGCGGCTGCGCCTCCTGCCACACGCCGCCAGGAGCGGAAGGAGAGGTCGCGCTCGGCGGCGGACGGGCCTTCGTCACCGCGTTTGGAACCTTCCACGCGCCGAACATCTCGCCAGGGCCCGAAGGGATCGGCGGCTGGAGCGAAGAGGACCTCGCCAACGCGATGATCGAGGGCGTCTCGCCACAGGGTGAACACTACTATCCCGCGTTCCCCTACACCTCCTACGCGCGGATGGCGCTGACCGATGTCGTCGATCTTCACGCCCATCTCATGACCCTGCCGGTTTCGGACAAGACGAGCGTCGCGCATGAGGTGTCGTTTCCCTTCTCCGTCCGGCGCGGGGTCGGACTCTGGAAGCGGCTCTACCTTTCGCCCCATCCGGTGATCGAAACCGGCGATCCTCAGATCGAGCGCGGGCGCTACCTGGTCGAGGGGCCGGGCCATTGCAGCGAATGCCACACCCCGCGCGACGCGTTCGGCGGGCTGAAGCGCGGGCGCTGGATGGCGGGCGGGCCGAACCCGGACGGCAAGGGAAGCATACCGAACATCACGCCGGGCAAAGGCGGGCTGGACTGGAGCGCGGCCGATATCGCCGAATATCTGAAATCCGGCTTCACACCCGATTACGACGTCGCCGGCGGGCAGATGGCGGACGTGGTGCAGAACACCGCCTTCCTGACGGATGAGGATCGCGCCGCCATCGCCGCATATCTGAAAGCGCTGCCGCCCCTCTCCACGCAACCCTGA
- a CDS encoding DUF167 family protein: MSGAEPWRAAPGGVSLKVRLTPKGGADRIDGIGADAEGRPVLLVRVAAPPVEGAANAALIKLIAKAAGAPKSRLSLTAGAGARIKRLHISGDAQAIADALRAAVPARRA, from the coding sequence TTGAGCGGCGCGGAACCCTGGCGCGCGGCGCCGGGCGGGGTCTCGCTCAAAGTCCGGCTGACGCCGAAAGGCGGCGCCGACCGGATCGACGGGATCGGCGCCGATGCGGAGGGCCGGCCGGTCCTCCTTGTCCGCGTCGCCGCGCCGCCGGTCGAGGGCGCGGCGAACGCGGCGCTCATCAAGCTGATCGCCAAGGCCGCCGGCGCGCCGAAATCCCGGCTTTCGCTGACGGCCGGGGCCGGCGCCCGGATCAAGCGGCTGCACATCTCCGGCGACGCGCAGGCGATCGCGGACGCCCTGCGCGCCGCCGTACCGGCCCGGCGCGCGTGA
- a CDS encoding NAD(P)H-dependent flavin oxidoreductase: MWPDNRLTERLGLTHPIIQAPMAGASSPAMAAAAANAGALGSIGAALMSAEDLHAAWAEARGATNGGLQLNFFCHQPPKRDAAREEAARARLAPYYEEFGLGAPTEPTASPPFDEARLEATLEAAPVAVSFHFGLPERALLQPLKDAGIFIICSATSPNEAEALEAGGVDAIIAQGWEAGGHRGVFDPSTGPGEMGTMALVPAIVDRVSVPVIAAGGIGDGRGVAAAMMLGAAGAQLGTVFLTSPESLVGAPHKAALLASDGSDTTVTSAFSGRPARSIRNRYVRETEDMLPADFPLMNPLTRPLRSASSQAGSGDFMSLWSGQAVSLNRDEGTAAIVTRIAEEALALLKR; this comes from the coding sequence ATGTGGCCCGATAACCGGCTGACCGAGCGTCTTGGCCTGACCCATCCGATCATTCAGGCGCCGATGGCCGGCGCGTCGAGCCCTGCGATGGCGGCGGCCGCGGCGAACGCCGGGGCGCTTGGCTCGATCGGCGCGGCGCTGATGTCGGCGGAGGATCTCCACGCCGCCTGGGCGGAGGCGCGGGGGGCGACCAATGGCGGGCTTCAGCTCAACTTCTTCTGCCACCAGCCGCCGAAGCGCGACGCGGCGCGCGAAGAGGCCGCGCGGGCGCGACTCGCGCCGTATTATGAGGAGTTCGGCCTTGGCGCGCCGACCGAGCCGACGGCGTCGCCGCCTTTCGACGAGGCCCGTCTGGAGGCCACGCTCGAAGCCGCGCCGGTCGCGGTCTCATTCCATTTCGGCCTGCCGGAGCGGGCGTTGCTTCAGCCGCTGAAGGATGCGGGGATCTTCATCATTTGCTCGGCCACGTCGCCGAACGAGGCCGAGGCGCTGGAGGCGGGCGGGGTCGACGCGATCATCGCGCAGGGATGGGAGGCGGGAGGCCATCGCGGCGTCTTCGATCCGTCCACGGGGCCGGGTGAGATGGGAACGATGGCGCTGGTTCCGGCCATCGTCGACCGGGTCTCGGTTCCGGTGATCGCCGCCGGCGGTATCGGGGACGGGCGCGGCGTGGCGGCGGCGATGATGCTCGGCGCGGCGGGCGCGCAGCTTGGCACCGTCTTTCTCACCAGCCCCGAATCTCTGGTCGGGGCGCCGCACAAGGCGGCGCTGCTCGCCTCCGACGGGTCCGACACTACCGTCACATCGGCCTTCTCGGGGCGCCCGGCGCGGAGTATTCGCAACCGCTATGTTCGCGAGACGGAGGACATGCTTCCGGCCGATTTTCCGCTGATGAACCCGCTGACCCGACCGCTCAGATCCGCCAGTTCGCAAGCCGGCTCCGGCGATTTCATGTCGCTCTGGTCGGGTCAGGCGGTCAGTCTCAATCGGGATGAGGGGACGGCGGCCATCGTGACCCGGATCGCGGAGGAGGCGCTCGCGCTGCTCAAACGGTGA
- a CDS encoding MmcQ/YjbR family DNA-binding protein produces MTRGELDAICAALPGAHNVIQWGGASVWKVGGEKGKVFAIHSDWGGEGVVLKPTEMTREIWRDAPGVGLAPYLGRAGWIRIEAGAMAPDDLRALIEASHAINAAKLTKAKRREIGL; encoded by the coding sequence GTGACACGCGGCGAACTCGACGCCATCTGCGCCGCGCTGCCCGGCGCGCATAACGTGATCCAGTGGGGCGGCGCCTCGGTCTGGAAGGTCGGCGGCGAGAAGGGCAAGGTCTTCGCCATCCATTCCGACTGGGGCGGCGAAGGGGTCGTCCTGAAACCCACGGAGATGACCCGCGAGATCTGGCGGGACGCGCCCGGCGTGGGCCTCGCGCCCTATCTCGGCCGCGCCGGCTGGATCAGGATCGAGGCGGGGGCGATGGCGCCGGACGATCTTCGCGCGCTGATCGAGGCGAGCCACGCGATCAACGCCGCGAAACTGACGAAGGCGAAACGCCGCGAGATCGGACTCTGA
- a CDS encoding aminotransferase class IV, which yields MTDWTEGAAWVGGEIVPLVDAKIHVTDWGLTRSDITYDVAPVREGGFFRLDDYLDRFEASMAALRLDPGVTRAEMKSALHAIVARSGLRESYVSMTCARGRPLVAGSRDPRDCANHFYAWAVPFIHVVKPEVIARGARLWVAKNVRRIPEDSVNPRAKNYHWGDFTAGIFEANDAGYDNVVLLDHAGNVTEGPGFNVFAVKNGRVITSDHGVLHGITRRTVLEMCAEVGLNVETRPLPVDELLEADEVFLSSTGGGVMPVVEVAGRIFGNGAHGPEASRLAALYREWIRRPEWREEVAYAA from the coding sequence ATGACCGACTGGACAGAAGGCGCCGCATGGGTCGGGGGCGAGATCGTTCCCCTCGTGGACGCGAAAATCCACGTGACGGACTGGGGCCTCACCCGCTCCGACATCACCTATGACGTCGCGCCAGTGCGTGAAGGCGGCTTCTTCCGGCTCGACGATTATCTCGACCGGTTCGAGGCCTCGATGGCCGCGCTCCGTCTCGATCCGGGCGTGACGCGGGCGGAGATGAAATCGGCGCTTCACGCCATCGTCGCTCGCTCGGGCTTGCGGGAGTCCTACGTCTCGATGACCTGCGCGCGCGGTCGTCCGCTCGTCGCGGGCAGTCGCGACCCGCGCGACTGCGCCAATCATTTCTACGCCTGGGCGGTCCCCTTCATCCATGTCGTGAAGCCGGAAGTGATCGCGCGCGGCGCAAGGCTCTGGGTCGCGAAAAATGTCCGGCGGATTCCCGAAGACAGCGTGAATCCACGCGCCAAGAACTATCACTGGGGCGATTTCACCGCCGGGATATTCGAAGCGAATGACGCCGGCTACGACAATGTAGTACTGCTCGACCATGCCGGCAACGTGACCGAGGGACCTGGGTTCAACGTCTTCGCGGTGAAGAATGGGCGGGTGATCACCTCGGATCACGGCGTTCTGCACGGCATCACACGGCGCACGGTTCTGGAGATGTGCGCCGAGGTCGGCCTCAACGTGGAGACACGGCCGCTGCCGGTCGATGAGCTTCTGGAGGCGGACGAGGTGTTCCTCTCCTCCACAGGCGGCGGCGTCATGCCGGTGGTGGAGGTCGCCGGGCGCATATTCGGCAATGGCGCGCACGGGCCCGAGGCCAGCCGACTCGCCGCGCTCTATCGCGAATGGATCCGCCGGCCGGAATGGCGGGAGGAAGTCGCCTACGCCGCCTGA
- a CDS encoding peroxiredoxin-like family protein, producing MLIPRKPTPDLSLDLHGGGTFTLSKETSQRGTLLCFYRGLHCPICATYLGELAKLVPEFEARGVGVVAISCDTAERARGMADKLASPLRVAYGLPLAEAKDWGLYLSTSRGKTSTGLDEPALFAEPGLFMTGPNRALYFGSVQTMPFVRPHFPELLKMLDHAIAKNYPARGEYVGPV from the coding sequence ATGCTGATCCCCCGCAAACCTACCCCCGACCTCTCCCTCGACCTCCACGGCGGCGGGACGTTCACGCTCTCGAAGGAAACTTCGCAACGCGGAACGCTGCTGTGCTTCTATCGGGGGCTTCACTGCCCGATCTGCGCGACCTATCTCGGGGAGCTGGCGAAGCTCGTCCCGGAATTCGAAGCCCGCGGGGTCGGCGTCGTCGCGATCTCCTGCGACACCGCGGAGAGAGCGCGGGGTATGGCCGACAAGCTCGCCTCGCCGTTGCGCGTCGCCTACGGGCTGCCGCTCGCGGAAGCGAAGGACTGGGGTCTCTACCTCTCGACCTCGCGCGGCAAGACCTCGACCGGGCTGGACGAGCCCGCCCTCTTCGCCGAGCCGGGGCTCTTCATGACCGGGCCGAACCGCGCGCTCTATTTCGGTTCGGTGCAGACCATGCCGTTCGTCCGCCCGCATTTTCCCGAGCTGCTCAAGATGCTCGATCACGCGATCGCGAAGAACTACCCCGCGCGCGGGGAATATGTCGGCCCGGTCTGA
- a CDS encoding SDR family NAD(P)-dependent oxidoreductase produces the protein MSVSFDFSGAAALVTGGSDGIGLAIARAFRAAGATVTITGTRAAAADYEQDLSGFAYQQLVATDPASVDAVATAMGPLDVLVNNAGTAIRAPEALTPEGFARNVEINLNAVYRLSHGLRPKLAERKGAIVNIASMTSYIASPRVPGYGASKTAIVSLTKTLATLYAEDGIRVNAIAPGWIETKLTVPVRGAEALNRPIIERTPMGRWGRPEEMAEPVLFLASPAAGFVTGVTMPVDGGYSAN, from the coding sequence ATGAGCGTATCATTCGACTTTTCCGGCGCTGCGGCGCTCGTCACCGGCGGCTCGGACGGGATCGGCCTCGCCATTGCGCGGGCGTTCCGGGCGGCGGGCGCCACGGTGACGATCACCGGGACGCGGGCGGCGGCGGCGGATTACGAACAGGACCTTTCCGGCTTCGCCTATCAGCAGCTGGTCGCGACCGATCCGGCCTCGGTCGATGCGGTCGCCACGGCGATGGGGCCGCTCGACGTGCTGGTGAACAACGCCGGGACCGCGATCCGGGCGCCCGAGGCGTTGACGCCCGAAGGTTTCGCGCGGAATGTCGAGATCAACCTGAACGCCGTCTACCGGCTGTCGCACGGGCTGCGGCCGAAACTGGCGGAGCGCAAGGGCGCGATCGTCAACATCGCCTCGATGACCAGCTATATCGCCTCGCCCCGCGTGCCGGGCTACGGCGCGAGCAAGACCGCCATCGTCTCGCTCACGAAAACGCTCGCCACGCTCTACGCCGAGGACGGAATTCGCGTGAACGCCATCGCGCCCGGCTGGATCGAGACCAAGCTGACGGTTCCGGTCCGAGGCGCCGAAGCGCTGAACCGGCCGATCATCGAGCGCACGCCGATGGGCCGCTGGGGCCGGCCGGAGGAAATGGCTGAGCCGGTGCTGTTCCTCGCTTCGCCGGCGGCGGGGTTCGTCACCGGCGTGACGATGCCGGTGGACGGCGGCTACAGCGCGAACTGA